The Carassius gibelio isolate Cgi1373 ecotype wild population from Czech Republic chromosome B22, carGib1.2-hapl.c, whole genome shotgun sequence genome window below encodes:
- the LOC127987731 gene encoding zinc finger protein 239-like, giving the protein MRDPEPCRIKHTEEQKELTEENEENEELCEEEKQHVKTEEKHLDCSQTRQKDLKKIRDEKSFTCPHCGKTFLWAYKCSHCDKRFSQSGDLKSHERIHTGERPYMCNQCGMSFKLKAQLKVHMGVHTGEKPFTCDQCGRSFAQSAKLKKHMRIHTGEKLHECDQCGKTFLWYSGLRSHLNAHLKEKPHSCSLCGKKFSHLQNLKHHQKRHMAVREYMCFECEKTFVTSTELKRHEMIHTGEKPYMCTHCDQRFNHSETLKRHEKIHTGEKPYTCDQCGKSFRHKDHLKVHTRVHTGEKPYHCNAYHYCTPNTLTQQMGTATLTQFSPKSGCAMRQTGGTGRQLMQASDDNEV; this is encoded by the exons atgagagatccagaaccctgcagaatcaaacacactgaagaacaaaAAG AGTTGACGGAAGAAAATGAGGAGAATGAAGAACTGTGTGAAGAGGAGAAACAACATGtcaaaactgaagaaaaacattTGGATTGCTCTCAAACCAgacagaaagatttaaagaaaataagaGATGAGAAATCATTCACCTGCCCTCATtgtggaaaaacatttttgtgggcttacaagtgttcacactgcgacaagagattcagtcagtcaggaGACCTGAaatcacatgagaggattcacaccggagagagaCCTTACATGTGTAATCAGTGTGGTATGAGTTTCAAACTAAAAGCTCAACTTAAGGTGCACATgggagttcacactggagagaaaccgttcacatgtgatcagtgcgggaggAGTTTTGCACAGTCAGCAAAGCTGAAGAAAcacatgaggatccacactggagaaaaactgCATGAATGTGATCAATGcggaaaaacatttttgtggtATTCAGGACTGAGGAGTCACCTGAATGCCCATTTAAAGGAGAAACCTCATTCATGTTCTTTGTGTGGAAAGAAATTTTCACATCTGCAGAATTTAAAACATCATCAGAAGAGACACATGGCTGTGAGAGAAtatatgtgctttgagtgtgaaaagacttttgTTACATCTACAGAACTGAAACggcacgagatgatccacactggagagaaaccttacatgtGTACACACTGTGACCAGAGATTCAATCACTCAGAAACACTGAAAAGACATGagaagatccacactggagagaaaccttacacatgtgatcagtgtgggaagagttttagACATAAAGATCATCTTAAGGTGCACACAAGAGTTCATACGGGAGAGAAACCATACCATTGCAATGCAT atcactattgcacaccaa ATACTCTTACTCAGCAGATGGGGACAGCTACCCTCACCCAATTTTCACCCAAAAGTGGCTGCGCTATGCGCCAGACAGGAGGGACTGGACGACAACTTATGCAGGCATCAGATGACAATGAAGTGTAA